Proteins encoded by one window of Anopheles maculipalpis chromosome 2RL, idAnoMacuDA_375_x, whole genome shotgun sequence:
- the LOC126567246 gene encoding uncharacterized protein LOC126567246 → MPDDVEEDLAQDEAFHTLYATKAAKVVVIDKKPTPEASPPVSMQHHLSIPMPTFDGQYEHWPKFKALFLDIMARTNESDAVKLHHLNKALQEKAAGILNASLLNGNNFQSAWDVLVKRFENSRLIGEKHIAGLLQQKHVPKQSAKELRTLAETCKSHVDGLVFMKQSIDSTSNLIITHLLTSCLGAETRKTWESSLENGKFPDL, encoded by the coding sequence ATGCCAGATGACGTGGAAGAGGACTTGGCTCAAGATGAAGCATTCCACACCCTGTATGCTACAAAGGCAGCAAAGGTTGTTGTCATCGACAAGAAGCCCACACCAGAAGCATCACCACCCGTTAGCATGCAACATCATCTGAGCATCCCCATGCCAACATTTGACGGGCAATATGAACATTGGCCAAAGTTCAAGGCCTTGTTCTTGGACATCATGGCTCGAACCAATGAGTCTGATGCCGTCAAACTTCATCATCTGAACAAGGCTCTACAAGAAAAGGCAGCTGGTATCCTGAACGCTTCACTCTTGAACGGCAACAACTTCCAAAGCGCGTGGGACGTTTTGGTGAAGCGTTTCGAAAACTCTCGGCTGATCGGCGAGAAGCACATCGCTGGACTACTGCAGCAGAAGCATGTTCCCAAACAGTCCGCCAAGGAACTACGGACGTTAGCGGAAACCTGCAAGAGCCATGTGGACGGATTGGTTTTCATGAAGCAATCCATTGACAGCACCAGCAACCTGATCATCACTCACCTTCTAACATCATGCTTGGGCGCCGAAACCAGGAAAACATGGGAAAGTTCGCTGGAAAACGGAAAGTTTCCTGATCTCTAG